Proteins encoded in a region of the Ornithodoros turicata isolate Travis chromosome 3, ASM3712646v1, whole genome shotgun sequence genome:
- the LOC135389489 gene encoding E3 SUMO-protein ligase ZBED1-like has product MWTSCTTDSYLTVTCHFLQETVMWSVLSTAVFHGSHTAENVAQAIGDVADDWGIRYTIVALVTDNEKRMVLAARLLGIDHLPCFAHTLNLTVQDGLKSSDELNTVLLKCKNVVRHIRSSSVATAKLREEQERIGKVPQLKLIKESPTRWNSIFYMLKRILEVGEALTLTLSKLPRAPSPLSAEDVMLIEDVVAILEPFEDATKLMSGDQYTTISLVIPVGRGIVTEIEEHIEPTLKTTVAKIVLQELVSSLHRRMDSYEKRDLTSFATMLDPRMKERAFLNRANSDRTREGLVDELSARISESSVSAVASPAVGIETSQEDKSTQKVRILRFLDEEGHTPLTPTSSAELMLRQNLEIKPQPRNSNPLEFWRSSYSSATPLCEVAFKYLCVPATSVPAERVFSTAGQIISDRRSSLKGKKVDMLIFIHQNYWLTHD; this is encoded by the coding sequence ATGTGGACATCATGCACAACTGATAGCTACCTCACTGTCACTTGTCATTTTCTGCAAGAGACGGTTATGTGGTCTGTGTTGTCGACAGCTGTTTTTCACGGGTCTCATACTGCGGAGAACGTTGCACAGGCTATCGGAGATGTGGCTGACGACTGGGGTATCCGCTATACAATCGTTGCTCTTGTCACCGACAATGAAAAGAGGATGGTTCTTGCAGCAAGATTGCTTGGTATAGATCACCTACCATGCTTCGCTCATACGTTGAATCTAACAGTCCAAGATGGTCTAAAAAGCAGTGACGAACTAAACACTGTGCTGTTAAAATGCAAGAACGTTGTGCGTCACATAAGGTCAAGTTCCGTCGCAACCGCCAAGCTCCGAGAAGAACAAGAGCGCATTGGTAAGGTACCCCAACTAAAACTCATAAAGGAATCTCCAACACGGTGGAACAGTATTTTTTACATGCTGAAGAGGATCCTAGAAGTTGGGGAGGCCCTTACTCTGACGCTGTCGAAGTTACCTCGCGCACCAAGCCCTTTGTCAGCAGAAGACGTCATGCTCATCGAGGATGTTGTGGCGATTCTAGAACCGTTTGAAGATGCTACAAAACTGATGTCCGGAGATCAGTACACAACGATTTCTTTGGTCATTCCTGTCGGCCGCGGTATCGTCACGGAGATCGAAGAGCACATCGAGCCCACACTGAAAACGACAGTGGCTAAAATTGTACTTCAAGAGTTGGTTTCTTCTCTGCATCGAAGGATGGACAGCTATGAAAAGAGGGACTTAACATCGTTCGCAACCATGCTGGATCCACGAATGAAGGAACGAGCATTTCTAAACAGGGCAAACTCGGACCGTACCAGGGAAGGCCTGGTTGATGAACTCAGTGCACGAATCTCTGAAAGCAGTGTCAGTGCTGTGGCCAGTCCTGCTGTAGGTATCGAAACTTCACAGGAAGACAAATCTACGCAAAAAGTTCGGATTCTAAGATTCCTGGACGAAGAAGGCCACACGCCGTTGACTCCAACCTCTAGTGCAGAGCTCATGCTACGGCAGAACCTCGAGATCAAACCACAGCCGAGGAACAGCAATCCTTTGGAATTCTGGAGGTCCAGCTATAGTTCTGCAACGCCGCTCTGCGAGGTAGCCTTTAAGTACCTGTGCGTTCCAGCTACATCGGTACCAGCAGAGCGTGTGTTCTCTACTGCAGGGCAGATAATCTCGGACAGGCGCAGCAGTCTGAAGGGAAAGAAAGTAGACATGCTCATATTTATCCACCAGAATTACTGGCTTACACACGACTAA